A portion of the Corynebacterium occultum genome contains these proteins:
- a CDS encoding SPFH domain-containing protein, with protein MSSAQPPQSPPPENPEAVVPEVADRPVGHEGVKVEVVEQPVWTTGAGMAGLAILVMLLCIIGIAGGILLIGFERAATGVGAVIALLSIILILLTTMVKVISPGHTQVIQFFGRYLGTNRRTGLSLVPPLTTAKKVSVRVRNFETETIKVNDSNGNPVNIGAIIVWQIADTAKATFAVEEVEEFISTQAESALRHVATTHPYDGGTSHHPSLSGSTDLVSRELADEVAARVNLAGLEIIEARIGSLSYAPEIAQAMLQRQQAGAIVDARETIVEGAVTMVESALAQLEARQIVDLDPERRAAMVSNLLVVLCSDTNAQPMINTGSLYT; from the coding sequence ATGAGCTCCGCACAACCCCCACAGTCCCCGCCCCCTGAGAATCCTGAAGCTGTTGTCCCCGAGGTCGCTGACCGCCCCGTCGGCCATGAGGGAGTCAAGGTCGAGGTTGTTGAGCAACCCGTCTGGACCACCGGAGCCGGCATGGCTGGCCTGGCCATCTTGGTGATGCTGCTCTGCATAATCGGTATCGCCGGCGGGATCCTGCTGATCGGCTTCGAGAGGGCCGCCACCGGCGTGGGTGCCGTGATCGCACTCCTCAGCATCATCCTCATCCTGCTGACCACCATGGTCAAGGTGATCTCCCCCGGACACACCCAGGTGATCCAGTTCTTCGGCCGCTACCTGGGCACCAACCGCCGCACCGGGCTCTCCCTGGTACCGCCGCTGACCACCGCCAAGAAGGTCAGTGTGAGGGTGCGTAACTTCGAGACCGAGACCATCAAGGTCAATGACTCCAACGGCAACCCGGTGAACATCGGGGCGATCATCGTCTGGCAGATCGCCGACACCGCCAAGGCCACCTTCGCGGTGGAGGAGGTCGAGGAGTTCATCAGCACCCAGGCTGAATCCGCCCTGCGCCATGTGGCCACCACCCACCCCTATGACGGCGGCACCTCCCACCACCCCTCACTCTCCGGGTCCACCGACCTGGTCTCCCGGGAACTGGCGGATGAGGTTGCGGCCCGGGTGAACCTCGCCGGCCTGGAGATCATCGAGGCCCGCATCGGTTCCCTCTCCTACGCCCCGGAGATCGCCCAGGCCATGCTGCAGCGCCAGCAGGCCGGTGCGATCGTGGATGCCCGCGAAACCATCGTCGAAGGTGCCGTCACCATGGTTGAATCGGCCCTGGCACAGCTCGAGGCCCGTCAGATCGTGGACCTGGACCCGGAGCGTCGTGCCGCCATGGTCTCGAACCTGCTGGTGGTGCTCTGCTCCGACACCAATGCCCAGCCCATGATCAACACAGGCAGTCTCTACACCTAA
- a CDS encoding VOC family protein, with amino-acid sequence MSKFLATYISLPGTTRAAFEHWHEILGGELDLMTYRDNPMEGMPFEPDPDAVAHVTLRSPGVELAGGDQMPGDDNQYPVRDTAYSLLYTLDNAEEGRRVIDAFLAGGGESNMPFEEAPWGGWYGQVFDRFGVMWAISTP; translated from the coding sequence ATGAGTAAATTCCTGGCCACCTATATTTCCCTCCCCGGTACCACCCGCGCAGCTTTTGAGCACTGGCACGAGATCCTCGGTGGGGAACTGGATCTCATGACCTACCGGGATAACCCGATGGAGGGCATGCCCTTTGAACCGGATCCGGATGCTGTGGCGCATGTGACCCTGCGTTCCCCCGGCGTGGAGCTTGCGGGTGGCGATCAGATGCCGGGGGATGACAATCAGTATCCGGTCCGTGACACTGCCTATTCCCTGCTCTACACCCTGGACAATGCGGAGGAGGGCAGGCGGGTGATCGACGCTTTCCTGGCGGGAGGTGGAGAATCCAACATGCCCTTCGAAGAGGCTCCCTGGGGTGGTTGGTACGGGCAGGTTTTCGATCGTTTCGGGGTGATGTGGGCGATCTCAACTCCTTGA
- a CDS encoding FecCD family ABC transporter permease, whose protein sequence is MIHQTRTPASPDHRLYTLAGMVLRLPKRTVQVCLLMVLLILSAAGIALLLGDYRLSIGEAVAALFGMGNDPLASYFVQQQRAPRIVAAVLVGAALGASGALFQSLSANPLGSPDVIGFTVGAATGALLQIIIFGGGPLAIAVGALAGGFLTACIVYALAWRGGLNGIRLVLVGIGVASVLQGLNSLLVVRASLEAAQTATQWQAGSFNAMTWSTAGVALICVAVLLPIALTLSRPLNVMLSGDDLATALGVKVERRRSQIVMVGVALVSLAVAVAGPIAFVALAAPQLARRLTRHGGVGVGAAALMGGLLVLVSDILAQRLFAPTQLPVGVITGSLGGIYLIWLLAREWRKGF, encoded by the coding sequence GTGATCCACCAAACCAGAACCCCCGCCTCCCCGGATCACCGCCTCTACACCCTGGCCGGCATGGTGCTGCGCCTGCCGAAGCGGACGGTGCAGGTGTGTCTGCTGATGGTGCTGTTGATCCTGTCAGCCGCGGGCATCGCCCTGTTGCTGGGGGACTACCGCTTGAGTATCGGTGAGGCCGTGGCCGCGCTCTTTGGGATGGGTAATGATCCCCTGGCCAGCTATTTCGTGCAACAGCAGCGTGCTCCGCGCATTGTGGCGGCAGTTCTGGTGGGCGCCGCCCTGGGTGCTTCGGGTGCACTTTTCCAGTCTCTTTCCGCCAATCCGCTGGGCAGCCCTGATGTCATCGGTTTCACCGTGGGTGCGGCCACCGGCGCGCTGCTGCAGATCATCATTTTCGGTGGTGGCCCCCTGGCCATTGCCGTCGGTGCCCTGGCCGGTGGTTTTCTCACCGCATGCATCGTCTACGCCCTCGCCTGGCGGGGTGGGCTCAACGGTATCCGCCTGGTGCTGGTGGGCATCGGTGTCGCTTCGGTGCTGCAGGGGCTGAACTCCCTGCTGGTGGTGCGTGCTTCCCTGGAGGCCGCGCAGACTGCGACGCAGTGGCAGGCGGGTTCCTTCAATGCGATGACCTGGAGCACCGCTGGGGTGGCGTTGATCTGTGTGGCGGTGCTGCTGCCGATCGCGTTGACGCTTTCCCGCCCCCTGAATGTGATGCTCAGCGGCGATGATCTGGCCACCGCGCTGGGGGTGAAGGTGGAGCGGCGTCGCAGCCAGATCGTGATGGTGGGTGTGGCCCTGGTGTCCCTGGCGGTGGCGGTGGCCGGCCCGATCGCCTTCGTCGCGCTGGCCGCCCCGCAGCTGGCGCGCCGTCTGACTCGTCATGGTGGGGTCGGTGTCGGTGCGGCTGCCCTGATGGGTGGTCTGCTGGTGTTGGTCTCCGACATCCTGGCGCAGCGTCTCTTCGCCCCGACCCAGTTGCCGGTCGGCGTGATCACCGGCAGCCTGGGCGGGATCTACCTGATATGGCTGCTGGCCCGGGAATGGCGCAAGGGTTTCTAA
- a CDS encoding FecCD family ABC transporter permease translates to MSTALTPPRPQPNPEAAPEPTFSRARGQLKGALKLITALLVLMALIAASLLVGSNPIPVGEVVQLLQHPDESFNSVVVHEQRVPRTILLILVGAALGVAGSLIQSLTRNPLADPGILGINAGASLAVVLAVAVFGLSSVWFYLWFAFGGAAIAAVGVYVLGGTGRAAASPERLALAGVAISMAMGALVQTVILSNQDAFNEFRFWAAGSAEARGYDIITAVAPFIVAGLALAVLVTPALNAMALGLDTARSLGVRVNLTRAVVVVAVTLLAGAATAGIGPVMFIGLAVPYLARAICGPDQRLALPWCIMAAPAVMLLADVLARVVLAPSEVAVGIMSAILGGPFFIVIVRRRRLEAL, encoded by the coding sequence ATGAGCACCGCACTAACCCCACCGAGACCGCAACCGAATCCGGAAGCAGCCCCGGAACCCACCTTCAGCCGGGCCCGAGGCCAGCTGAAGGGCGCCCTCAAGTTGATCACCGCCCTCCTGGTGCTGATGGCTCTGATCGCAGCCTCCCTGTTGGTCGGCTCCAACCCGATCCCCGTCGGGGAAGTGGTTCAGCTCCTGCAGCATCCCGATGAGAGCTTCAACTCGGTGGTGGTGCATGAGCAGCGGGTGCCGCGCACCATCCTGCTGATCCTGGTCGGGGCCGCGCTGGGTGTGGCCGGCAGCCTGATCCAGTCGCTGACCCGTAACCCCCTGGCGGATCCCGGCATCCTGGGAATCAACGCCGGCGCCTCGCTGGCGGTGGTGCTGGCGGTGGCCGTCTTCGGCCTGAGCTCGGTGTGGTTCTACCTCTGGTTCGCCTTCGGTGGTGCGGCGATCGCCGCTGTGGGGGTTTATGTCCTCGGCGGCACCGGCCGGGCAGCTGCTTCCCCGGAGCGACTGGCACTGGCGGGTGTGGCGATCAGCATGGCGATGGGTGCCCTGGTTCAGACGGTCATCCTCTCCAACCAGGATGCCTTCAATGAGTTCCGTTTCTGGGCGGCCGGTTCCGCCGAGGCCCGGGGCTATGACATCATCACGGCCGTGGCCCCCTTCATCGTGGCCGGGCTGGCGCTGGCGGTGCTGGTCACCCCGGCGCTGAATGCCATGGCACTGGGCCTGGATACGGCTCGTAGCCTCGGGGTTCGGGTGAATCTGACCCGTGCAGTGGTGGTGGTTGCGGTGACCCTGCTGGCGGGTGCCGCCACCGCAGGCATCGGCCCGGTGATGTTCATCGGGTTAGCGGTGCCCTACCTGGCACGGGCCATCTGCGGTCCGGATCAGCGGCTGGCCTTGCCCTGGTGCATCATGGCCGCCCCTGCGGTGATGCTCCTGGCTGATGTGCTGGCCCGGGTGGTGCTCGCCCCCTCGGAGGTCGCGGTGGGAATCATGAGCGCGATTCTCGGCGGCCCCTTCTTCATCGTCATTGTCCGTCGCCGTCGACTGGAGGCACTGTGA
- a CDS encoding NO-inducible flavohemoprotein, with translation MFITDQPTARDRKLTPEHEEIIKATLPAVGANIGEIAQTFYRTMFGNHPELLRNTFNRGNQKSGEQQKALAASVATFASMLVDPNAPDPIDLLARIGHKHVSLGITEDQYQVVYENLFAAIVEVLGADVVTEDVAAAWSQVYWIMADVLITFEKKLYASDNVKPGDVFREVKVIEKEVLSGNVTSYTLEGDLTKPLPGQYTSIGVVLEDGARQLRQYSIIAQQPGQYTIAVETEGEVSTHLREKVEVGDTIQATLAAGDLVLEEGDAPLVLVSSGIGSTPMVGMLAYMARVGAQREAIYLHADESEGNHAQRGQTTALLERLPKVRAEATYRESGERLDLNKHDLKGADVYLCGGNSFLKSVREDLSKLPAEKAPKSVRFELFSPNDWLLG, from the coding sequence ATGTTCATCACCGACCAGCCCACCGCCCGTGACCGCAAGCTCACTCCGGAGCATGAGGAGATCATCAAGGCCACCCTGCCAGCGGTCGGTGCGAACATCGGCGAGATCGCCCAGACCTTCTACCGCACCATGTTCGGCAACCATCCCGAGCTGCTGCGCAACACCTTCAACCGCGGTAACCAGAAGTCCGGCGAGCAGCAGAAGGCGCTGGCCGCCTCCGTGGCCACCTTCGCCTCCATGCTGGTCGACCCCAACGCCCCGGACCCGATCGACCTGCTGGCCCGCATCGGCCACAAGCATGTCTCCCTGGGCATCACTGAGGATCAGTACCAGGTCGTCTATGAGAATCTCTTCGCCGCCATCGTCGAGGTGCTCGGTGCTGACGTGGTCACCGAGGATGTCGCCGCAGCCTGGAGTCAGGTCTACTGGATCATGGCGGATGTCCTGATCACCTTCGAGAAGAAGCTCTACGCCTCCGACAATGTCAAACCGGGTGATGTCTTCCGTGAGGTCAAGGTCATCGAGAAGGAGGTTCTCTCAGGCAACGTCACCAGTTACACCCTGGAAGGCGACCTGACCAAGCCTCTGCCGGGCCAGTACACCTCCATCGGTGTGGTGCTTGAGGACGGTGCCCGTCAGCTGCGCCAGTACTCGATTATCGCCCAGCAGCCGGGCCAGTACACCATTGCCGTGGAGACTGAGGGTGAGGTGTCCACCCACCTGCGCGAGAAGGTTGAGGTCGGCGACACTATCCAGGCCACCCTGGCCGCCGGTGATCTGGTGCTCGAGGAGGGTGATGCTCCGCTGGTGCTGGTCTCCTCCGGTATCGGCTCCACCCCGATGGTCGGCATGCTCGCCTACATGGCACGCGTCGGCGCGCAGCGTGAGGCCATCTACCTGCATGCTGATGAGTCTGAGGGCAACCATGCCCAGCGTGGCCAGACCACCGCCCTGCTGGAGCGTCTGCCCAAGGTCAGGGCGGAGGCCACCTACCGTGAGTCCGGTGAGCGTCTCGACCTGAACAAGCATGACCTCAAGGGTGCGGATGTCTACCTCTGTGGTGGCAACAGCTTCCTGAAGTCCGTCCGTGAGGACCTGTCCAAGCTCCCGGCGGAGAAGGCGCCGAAGTCCGTGCGCTTCGAGCTCTTCTCTCCCAATGACTGGCTGCTCGGTTAA
- a CDS encoding YncE family protein translates to MKQQNLKNHAVQRALVGLMAVAVSTAGVTVAGTGTAFAQTQECSTFEARNQGNGNGTITLKEPERNYKGGDIITLVGTGFDVRPKNGSLAFKIDDGAIQFPKDQTGSDADTSNGVDASGTAYVDTPVKADGTFEIKLKLPEIAANGQHNIRLLAGNDGGAGASKTVYFLVQNGTADGSCGTIAAPAAPTTSSPVVPVITEPAPTTTTSPTTGTPEEEPSGVDNSLRNENLFDIQRVSVPNGMYQTAINPETGKLFAAASVGRPPIKQSSLVKMDAETLEIEKEILPGAVEEGNEEKGVFGVYGIGLDNELGYVWVTNTRQNTVAVYKQDDLSLVKQFDAGIIDHTRDIIVDPQTNLVYVSSAARGNADSAVIAVFDGNTLERKEDIVVSDDKHNVGVTMSLDFNAATGELFTSSFANPLAAKIDVRDGNKVTIYELGDNAVTASGVAFDPKNRNLWVANQGTNNVVAVNVDSGELVADLPTGDGALNAEYDPTYGYIYVSNRGGGTTTVIDANTFEEVANLPAGTNANHVAVGPSGSVYMVNKAGNQGENDTKFDDLYRYTPKAAPVEPIAPGNELSSEGTEFGGALGGLLAALGIVGAAAGIFGALINTGLISANVLPSWLRGALNI, encoded by the coding sequence ATGAAGCAGCAGAATCTCAAGAACCACGCCGTGCAGCGTGCCCTGGTCGGTCTGATGGCCGTGGCAGTGAGCACCGCCGGTGTCACCGTGGCAGGTACCGGTACCGCCTTCGCCCAGACCCAGGAGTGCTCCACCTTCGAGGCCCGCAACCAGGGTAACGGCAACGGCACCATCACCCTGAAGGAACCAGAGCGCAACTACAAGGGCGGTGACATCATCACCCTCGTCGGCACCGGTTTCGACGTTCGCCCGAAGAATGGCTCCCTGGCCTTCAAGATCGATGATGGTGCCATCCAGTTCCCCAAGGATCAGACCGGTTCCGACGCGGACACCTCCAACGGTGTCGACGCTTCCGGTACCGCTTATGTCGATACCCCGGTCAAGGCTGACGGCACCTTCGAGATCAAGCTCAAGCTGCCCGAGATCGCTGCCAACGGTCAGCACAACATCCGTCTGCTGGCGGGTAACGACGGTGGCGCCGGCGCCTCCAAGACCGTCTACTTCCTGGTGCAGAACGGCACGGCAGACGGCTCCTGCGGCACCATCGCCGCTCCGGCCGCCCCCACCACCTCTTCACCGGTTGTCCCGGTTATCACCGAGCCCGCCCCCACCACCACCACTTCGCCGACCACGGGTACCCCTGAAGAGGAACCGTCTGGTGTCGACAACTCCCTCCGCAATGAGAACCTCTTCGACATCCAGCGGGTCAGCGTCCCCAACGGCATGTACCAGACCGCCATCAACCCGGAGACCGGCAAGCTCTTCGCCGCTGCCTCGGTTGGTCGCCCCCCGATCAAGCAGTCTTCCCTGGTGAAGATGGATGCTGAGACCCTTGAGATCGAGAAGGAGATCCTCCCGGGTGCCGTTGAAGAAGGCAACGAGGAAAAGGGTGTCTTCGGTGTCTACGGCATCGGCCTGGACAACGAGCTCGGTTATGTCTGGGTGACCAACACCCGCCAGAACACCGTCGCCGTGTACAAGCAGGATGACCTTTCCCTGGTCAAGCAGTTCGACGCCGGCATCATCGACCACACCCGCGACATCATCGTCGATCCGCAGACCAACCTGGTCTACGTTTCCTCCGCGGCTCGTGGTAACGCTGATTCCGCTGTCATTGCGGTCTTCGACGGCAACACCCTGGAGCGCAAGGAAGACATTGTGGTCAGCGATGACAAGCACAACGTCGGCGTGACCATGTCCCTGGACTTCAACGCTGCGACCGGTGAACTCTTCACCTCCAGCTTCGCCAACCCGCTGGCCGCCAAGATTGACGTCCGCGACGGCAACAAGGTCACCATCTACGAGCTCGGGGACAATGCCGTCACCGCCTCCGGTGTCGCCTTCGACCCGAAGAACCGCAACCTGTGGGTGGCCAACCAGGGCACCAACAACGTCGTGGCAGTCAACGTCGACTCCGGTGAGCTTGTCGCTGACCTGCCGACCGGTGATGGCGCGCTGAACGCCGAGTACGACCCGACCTACGGCTACATCTACGTCTCCAACCGCGGCGGCGGCACCACCACCGTCATCGACGCCAACACCTTCGAGGAAGTTGCGAACCTGCCGGCCGGCACGAACGCCAACCACGTCGCTGTGGGCCCGAGCGGCTCCGTCTACATGGTCAACAAGGCCGGTAACCAGGGCGAGAACGACACCAAGTTCGACGACCTGTACCGCTACACCCCGAAGGCTGCACCGGTCGAGCCGATTGCACCGGGCAACGAGCTCTCCTCCGAGGGCACCGAATTCGGTGGCGCACTCGGCGGACTGCTGGCAGCCCTGGGCATCGTCGGTGCCGCAGCCGGTATCTTCGGCGCCCTGATCAACACCGGTCTGATCAGCGCCAATGTGCTGCCCTCCTGGCTGCGCGGCGCCCTGAACATCTAG
- a CDS encoding PhoX family protein gives MAIKGLNLLSNKFASSRTKMTCTYKCGNACFGECANKSSNPYFGDMMSRRSALKAGSLTVLTVGTGSVLAACSTDSSSTEASSGSSSATVEQAATEAPTYKGMQFTVVEPNTEDAVVIPEGYEQSVLVAWGDPVIEGAPEFDIDNQTPEAAEQQFGFNNDFAGLVEHPDDENRMVYVCSHEYSTEPNMFKGYDAENPTEEQFLIGLAAHGLTVLEVSKVGDTGELKREFGPLNRRITGTTPFKLVGPAAGSDLVKTEQDPTGENVLGTLNNCAGGVTPWGTILSGEENFDQYFGNADLLDDEQAKERLARIGISGEETDRKWERFDDRFDVSKTPNEPNRFGYIVEIDPMNPDSTPVKHTSMGRFKHEAGQVHITDDGTVVCYSGDDERFDYLYKFVSSRKMIEGDTAHNMTILEAGTLYVAKFEGNSTDHDFDGSGELPEDGQFDGSGEWLRLMTVNEDGSAESHVEGFTAEEVAVFTRNAADTLEPTKMDRPEDVEVNPVNQKVYIALTNNSYRGATGENAEKSKEGPAEYAPIAENKNGLVMEMEDDHAGTTFNWNILLVCGDPEAAYSYFGGFDKSKVSPISCPDNLAFDTHGNLWVSTDGNALDSNDGLYAVAVDGERRGEVKCFLTVPQSAETCGPIVQDNRVLVNVQHPGEGDDSSVENPLSHWPEGGDSAPRPAVVQVWPAATEMIGVEV, from the coding sequence GTGGCGATCAAGGGCCTCAACCTTCTCAGCAATAAATTTGCCTCCTCCCGCACCAAGATGACCTGCACCTACAAGTGCGGCAACGCCTGCTTCGGGGAGTGCGCAAATAAGTCCTCCAACCCCTACTTCGGCGACATGATGTCCCGTCGCTCCGCACTGAAGGCCGGCAGCCTCACCGTCCTCACCGTCGGCACCGGCTCCGTGCTGGCCGCCTGCTCCACCGATTCCAGCTCCACCGAAGCTTCCTCCGGTTCCTCCTCAGCCACCGTGGAACAGGCAGCTACCGAAGCCCCCACCTACAAGGGCATGCAGTTCACCGTTGTTGAGCCCAACACCGAGGATGCCGTTGTCATCCCCGAAGGTTATGAGCAGTCCGTCCTGGTCGCCTGGGGCGACCCGGTCATTGAGGGCGCCCCGGAATTCGACATCGATAACCAGACCCCGGAGGCCGCTGAGCAGCAGTTCGGCTTCAACAATGACTTCGCCGGCCTGGTCGAGCACCCCGACGATGAGAACCGCATGGTCTACGTCTGCTCGCACGAGTATAGCACCGAGCCGAACATGTTCAAGGGCTACGACGCCGAGAACCCCACCGAGGAGCAGTTCCTCATCGGCCTGGCCGCCCATGGCCTCACCGTCCTGGAGGTCTCCAAGGTCGGTGACACCGGTGAGCTCAAGCGCGAATTCGGTCCGCTGAACCGCCGCATCACCGGCACCACCCCCTTCAAGCTGGTCGGCCCGGCTGCCGGCTCTGACCTGGTCAAGACCGAGCAGGACCCCACCGGCGAGAACGTCCTGGGCACCCTGAACAACTGTGCCGGTGGCGTCACCCCCTGGGGCACCATCCTCTCCGGCGAGGAGAACTTCGACCAGTACTTCGGCAACGCCGACCTGCTGGATGATGAGCAGGCCAAGGAGCGCCTGGCCCGCATCGGCATCTCCGGTGAGGAGACCGACCGCAAGTGGGAGCGCTTCGATGACCGCTTCGATGTCTCCAAGACCCCAAATGAGCCGAACCGTTTCGGCTACATCGTGGAGATTGACCCGATGAACCCCGATTCCACCCCGGTCAAGCACACCTCCATGGGGCGTTTCAAGCACGAGGCCGGCCAGGTCCACATCACCGATGACGGCACCGTCGTCTGCTACTCCGGTGATGATGAGCGCTTTGACTACCTCTACAAGTTCGTCTCCTCCCGCAAGATGATCGAGGGAGACACCGCCCACAACATGACCATCCTGGAGGCCGGCACCCTCTACGTCGCCAAGTTCGAGGGCAACTCCACCGACCACGACTTCGACGGTTCCGGCGAGCTGCCCGAGGACGGCCAGTTCGATGGCTCCGGTGAGTGGCTGCGCCTGATGACCGTCAACGAGGACGGCTCTGCCGAGTCTCACGTCGAGGGCTTCACCGCCGAGGAGGTCGCAGTGTTCACCCGTAACGCCGCCGACACCCTAGAGCCCACCAAGATGGACCGCCCCGAGGACGTCGAGGTCAACCCGGTCAACCAGAAGGTCTACATCGCGCTGACCAACAACTCCTACCGTGGTGCCACCGGTGAGAACGCCGAGAAGTCCAAGGAGGGCCCGGCGGAGTACGCGCCGATCGCCGAGAACAAGAACGGCCTGGTCATGGAGATGGAGGATGACCACGCCGGCACCACCTTCAACTGGAACATCCTGCTGGTCTGTGGTGATCCGGAGGCCGCCTACTCCTACTTCGGCGGCTTCGACAAGAGCAAGGTCTCCCCGATCTCCTGCCCGGACAACCTGGCCTTCGACACCCACGGCAACCTATGGGTCTCCACCGACGGCAACGCCCTGGACTCCAACGACGGCCTCTACGCCGTCGCCGTCGACGGTGAGCGTCGCGGCGAGGTCAAGTGCTTCCTGACCGTGCCGCAGTCCGCCGAGACCTGTGGCCCGATCGTCCAGGACAACCGCGTCCTGGTCAACGTCCAGCACCCCGGCGAGGGCGACGACTCCAGCGTGGAAAACCCGCTGAGCCACTGGCCCGAGGGCGGCGATTCCGCCCCGCGTCCGGCCGTGGTTCAGGTCTGGCCGGCCGCTACCGAGATGATCGGTGTCGAGGTTTAA
- a CDS encoding TA system antitoxin ParD family protein: MARKNVPLRIDPKVHEAIARWANDESRSINAQIEVMLRDGLRRAGRLPRDAGEIPRRGRPPAVVAEDVDKQPGG; encoded by the coding sequence ATGGCACGCAAAAATGTGCCCCTGCGCATCGACCCGAAGGTCCATGAGGCGATCGCACGGTGGGCAAATGACGAAAGCCGCAGCATCAACGCCCAGATTGAGGTGATGCTGCGGGATGGTCTGCGTCGGGCCGGTCGCCTACCCCGGGATGCCGGGGAGATCCCCCGCCGGGGTAGACCACCGGCGGTGGTGGCCGAGGACGTCGATAAGCAGCCAGGGGGTTAG
- a CDS encoding ABC transporter substrate-binding protein codes for MNPRSILRLVALLLVATLGLAGCSTAPGQAEGPTRTITDIEGTEVEVPVEPERVITLSEPTLDAVLALGLVPAGTVSGRGQSSVPNYLAEQAGDIPILGTVAQPNFEAIGEISPDLILVDGTSINNNPPVIEALRQIAPTVYTGYAGGDWKANLGFVAEAVNKVAEGEQILADYEAKTNDAREKLNSYADQTFSVVRWQGNTAAMILKELPAGRALSDVGLQRPENQNREGRGHSEPVSAENLQEIDADFLFFGTLGGSSVSNPDAGGTVDESAARESIAQARSVPGFTSLNAYQQNHIIPVDGSAWTSTGGPLLMNKIVDDILAALT; via the coding sequence ATGAACCCCCGGTCCATTCTTCGTCTGGTGGCGCTACTGCTGGTGGCCACCCTCGGCCTTGCCGGCTGCTCCACCGCCCCCGGGCAGGCCGAAGGCCCCACCCGCACCATCACCGACATTGAAGGCACCGAGGTTGAGGTGCCGGTGGAGCCGGAACGGGTCATCACCCTCTCCGAACCCACCCTTGATGCCGTCCTGGCACTGGGCCTGGTGCCGGCAGGCACCGTCTCGGGCCGCGGGCAGAGCAGCGTCCCCAACTACCTGGCGGAACAGGCCGGGGACATCCCGATCCTGGGTACCGTGGCGCAGCCCAACTTCGAGGCCATCGGTGAGATCTCCCCGGACCTCATCCTGGTTGACGGCACCAGCATCAACAACAACCCGCCGGTGATCGAGGCGCTGCGCCAGATCGCCCCGACCGTCTACACCGGTTACGCCGGTGGGGACTGGAAGGCCAACCTGGGTTTCGTCGCCGAGGCGGTGAACAAGGTTGCGGAGGGTGAGCAGATCCTCGCTGACTATGAGGCCAAGACCAATGACGCCCGCGAGAAGCTCAACAGCTACGCAGATCAGACCTTCTCGGTGGTGCGCTGGCAGGGTAACACCGCCGCGATGATCCTCAAGGAACTTCCGGCAGGTCGGGCCCTGAGCGATGTCGGACTGCAGCGTCCCGAGAACCAGAACCGGGAGGGCCGAGGCCACTCCGAACCGGTCTCCGCGGAGAATCTGCAGGAGATTGACGCGGACTTCCTCTTCTTCGGCACCCTCGGTGGATCCAGTGTAAGTAACCCGGATGCCGGAGGCACCGTGGATGAGTCCGCCGCCCGGGAATCCATCGCCCAGGCGCGCAGTGTTCCCGGCTTCACCAGCCTGAACGCCTACCAGCAGAACCACATCATTCCGGTTGACGGCTCCGCCTGGACCTCCACCGGTGGTCCGCTGCTGATGAACAAAATCGTCGATGACATTCTCGCGGCACTGACCTAG